The Balearica regulorum gibbericeps isolate bBalReg1 chromosome 5, bBalReg1.pri, whole genome shotgun sequence genome window below encodes:
- the CARNS1 gene encoding carnosine synthase 1, whose product MTVCILGSPTAFLPVLLEGGSRCPGAMVLCLSPTWASRVPSETSPGAWSLLLSRGVSFEAGGHSTLETFVPPRRANYVTGTFVAGGPEGGWVGELARDLDCPMGGSVPLARRLEDPLVTRWVLAARAGLPVPPTLAFVLGPGGHLPVDPAPPGVRLVRLEDPQGQESLVQEEVGAFLGGTAMEPYSQVAVRPAGWRWRGTGAHSTHGKAEGAAVAQAVGARLRGLREEDSVLLEALVPTAHLPVPPPRSPAPRLPVALRICTLVCRSWGDRPQLCQVACGVGRAEAPVRHGAALPQGLDTSLQQWGVVAPGQRQALATRLQGAAEAAMAALLAAESELSPQQRGGARAHTDLLGVDFLLACVDDTLELVALSANSQRCLETCLLAEAMGRAVGEPPGDLPRLLAEALLHRAQRHLVEGKDILLIGAGGVSKSFVWEAARDYGLRIHLVESDPEHFAAGLVQTFLPYDSREHRRDEEHAERVTELVRARGLRPHACLSYWDDCVVLAALVCQRLGLRGSPPAAIRVAKQKSRTHQHLQRCRRGRPPPAAFAVPCRRLQSHGDVERAAGAVPFPAVAKLEFGAGGVGVRLVESAGQCHAHAARLWRDLRDDADHPGIGLGWGNAMLLMEYVPGTEHDVDLVVFEGRLLGAWVSDNGPTRLPAFLETAACLPSCLPADRQAQLVRAALQCCLACGLRDGVFNVELKLGPGGPRLLEINPRMGGFYLRDWIREVYGPDLLLAAVLVALGLPPVLPARPVPRAHLAGVMCLGSEHGPTLAGGGGLAALRALQSRGLVRLNRLFEETAGAGEYEEPCLSVACGGASRAEACLRLLGLCQALGIDSPRYPVEHFLSHFK is encoded by the exons ATGACCGTCTGCATCCTGGGCTCCCCCACCGCCTTCCTGCCCGTCCTGCTGGAGGGTGGCAGCCGCTGCCCAG GTGCCATGGTGCTGTGCCTGTCACCCACCTGGGCCAGCCGGGTGCCCTCGGAGACGTCCCCAGGCGCCtggtccctgctgctctcccgGGGGGTCTCCTTCGAGGCGGGTGGCCACAGCACCCTGGAGACCTTCGTGCCCCCCCGCCGGGCCAACTACGTGACGGGCACCTTTGTGGCGGGGGGCCCCGAGGGTGGCTGGGTGGGCGAGCTGGCCCGTGACCTCGACTGCCCCATGGGGGGCTCGGTCCCGCTCGCCCGACGGCTTGAGGACCCGCTGGTCACCCGCTGGGTGCTGGCGGCCCGTGCCGGCCTACCCGTGCCCCCCACCCTGGCCTTTGTCCTGGGGCCGGGGGGCCACCTGCCCGTGGACCCGGCGCCCCCCGGGGTGAGGCTGGTGCGGCTGGAGGACCCCCAGGGCCAGGAGAGCCTGGTGCAGGAGGAAGTGGGCGCCTTCCTGGGGGGCACCGCCATGGAGCCCTACAGCCAG GTGGCGGTGCGGCCGGCGGGGTGGCGGTGGCGCGGCACAGGCGCCCACAGCACCCACGGGAAGGCGGAGGGGGCGGCCGTGGCGCAAGCGGTGGGTGCCCGGCTCCGTGGGCTGCGGGAGGAGGACAGCGTCCTGCTGGAGGCCCTGGTGCCCACCGCCCACCTGCCCGTGCCCCCCCCAC GCAGCCCAGCCCCGCGGCTGCCCGTGGCCCTGCGCATCTGCACCCTCGTCTGCAGGTCCTGGGGGGACcggccccagctctgccag GTGGCGTGTGGCGTGGGGCGCGCGGAGGCACCGGTGCGGCACGGGGCGGCGCTGCCCCAGGGCCTGGACACCAGCCTGCAGCAGTGGGGGGTGGTGGCCCCCGGCCAGCGGCAGGCTCTGGCCACGCGGCTACAGGGGGCCGCCGAGGCCGCCATGGCCGCTCTCCTGGCCGCCGAATCCGAGCTGAGCCCCCAGCAGCGTGGCGGCGCCCGTGCCCACACCGACCTCCTGG GCGTGGACTTCTTGCTGGCATGCGTGGATGACACCCTGGAGCTGGTGGCCCTGTCCGCCAACAGCCAGCGGTGCCTGGAGACCTGCCTGCTGGCCGAGGCCATGGGGCGCGCCGTGGGGGAGCCCCCCGGTGACCTGCCCCGGCTGCTGGCCGAGGCCCTGCTGCACCGGGCGCAGCGTCACCTGGTCGAGGGCAAGGACATCCTGCTGATCGGGGCCGGCGGCGTCAGCAAGAGTTTTGTCTGGGAGGCGGCGCGCGACTACGGCCTGAGG ATCCACCTGGTGGAGTCGGACCCGGAGCACTTTGCGGCGGGGTTGGTGCAGACCTTCCTGCCCTACGACAGCCGGGAGCACCGGCGGGACGAGGAGCACGCGGAGCGCGTGACGGAGCTGGTACGCGCCCGGGGGCTGCGGCCCCACGCCTGCCTCTCCTACTGGGACGACTGCGTGGTACTGGCGGCACTGGTGTGCCAGCGCCTGGGGCTCCGCGGCAGCCCGCCCGCCGCCATCCGCGTGGCCAAGCAGAAGAGCCGGACCCACCAGCACCTGCAGCGGTGCCGCCGGGGCCGTCCGCCGCCCGCCGCCTTCGCCGTGCCCTGCCGCCGGCTGCAGAGCCACGGGGATGTGGAACGGGCTGCCGGTGCCGTGCCCTTCCCCGCCGTGGCCAAACTGGAGTTCGGGGCGGGTGGCGTGGGCGTACGGTTGGTGGAGAGCGCCGGGCAGTGCCACGCGCACGCCGCCCGGCTCTGGCGTGACCTGCGGGATGACGCCGACCACCCGGGCAtcgggctgggctggggcaaCGCCATGCTGCTGATGGAGTACGTGCCGGGCACCGAGCACGACGTCGATTTGGTGGTTTTCGAGGGACGGCTGCTGGGCGCTTGGGTGTCCGACAACGGCCCCACGCGCCTGCCCGCCTTCCTGGAGACGGccgcctgcctgccctcctgcctgcccgccgACCGGCAGGCGCAGCTGGTACGGGCagccctgcagtgctgcctggcTTGCGGGCTGCGCGACGGCGTCTTCAACGTGGAGCTGAAGTTGGGTCCGGGCGGTCCCCGGCTGCTGGAGATCAACCCCCGCATGGGGGGCTTCTACCTACGCGACTGGATCCGGGAGGTCTACGGCCCCGACCTGCTGCTGGCGGCCGTGCTGGTGGCCCTGGGGCTACCGCCGGTGTTGCCCGCTCGCCCCGTGCCCCGCGCCCACCTGGCCGGCGTTATGTGCCTGGGCTCGGAGCACGGGCCGACCctggcgggcggcggggggctggcGGCTTTGCGGGCGCTGCAGAGTCGAGGTCTCGTCCGCCTCAACCGCCTCTTCGAGGAGACGGCGGGGGCCGGGGAGTACGAGGAGCCCTGCCTGAGCGTGGCCTGCGGCGGGGCGTCGCGGGCAGAGGCTTGCCTGCGCCTGCTGGGGCTCTGCCAGGCGCTGGGCATCGACTCGCCCCGGTACCCCGTCGAGCATTTCCTGTCCCACTTCAAATAG